From a single Onychomys torridus chromosome 9, mOncTor1.1, whole genome shotgun sequence genomic region:
- the Pou4f1 gene encoding POU domain, class 4, transcription factor 1, producing the protein MMSMNSKQPHFAMHPTLPEHKYPSLHSSSEAIRRACLPTPPLQSNLFASLDETLLARAEALAAVDIAVSQGKSHPFKPDATYHTMNSVPCTSTSTVPLAHHHHHHHHHQALEPGDLLDHISSPSLALMAGAGGAGAAGGGGGAHDGPGGGGGGGPGGGGGPGGGGPGGGGGGGGPGGGGGPGGGLLGGSAHPHPHMHGLGHLSHPAAAAAMNMPSGLPHPGLVAAAAHHGAAAAAAAAAAGQVAAASAAAAVVGAAGLASICDSDTDPRELEAFAERFKQRRIKLGVTQADVGSALANLKIPGVGSLSQSTICRFESLTLSHNNMIALKPILQAWLEEAEGAQREKMNKPELFNGGEKKRKRTSIAAPEKRSLEAYFAVQPRPSSEKIAAIAEKLDLKKNVVRVWFCNQRQKQKRMKFSATY; encoded by the exons ATGATGTCCATGAACAGCAAGCAGCCTCACTTTGCCATGCATCCCACCCTCCCTGAGCACAAGTACCCGTCGCTGCACTCCAGCTCCGAGGCCATCCGGCGGGCCTGCCTGCCCACGCCGCCG CTGCAGAGCAACCTCTTCGCCAGCCTGGACGAGACGCTGCTGGCGCGGGCCGAGGCGCTGGCGGCCGTGGACATCGCGGTGTCCCAGGGCAAGAGCCACCCTTTCAAGCCGGACGCCACGTACCACACGATGAACAGCGTGCCCTGCACGTCCACGTCCACCGTGCCGCTggcgcaccaccaccaccaccaccaccaccaccaggcgcTCGAGCCCGGCGATCTGCTGGACCACATCTCGTCGCCGTCGCTCGCGCTCATGGCCGGCGCGGGGGGCGCGGGCGCGgcgggcggtggcggcggcgccCACGACGGCcccgggggcggcggcggcggcggcccggggggcggcggcggcccgggcggcggcggccccgggggtggcggcggcggcggcggcccgggGGGCGGCGGCGGCCCGGGCGGCGGGCTCTTGGGCGGCTCGGCGCACCCGCACCCGCACATGCACGGCCTGGGCCACCTGTCGCACCCGGCGGCCGCGGCCGCCATGAACATGCCGTCCGGGCTGCCGCACCCGGGGCTGGTGGCCGCGGCCGCACACCacggcgcggcggcggcggcggcggcggcggcggccgggcAGGTGGCGGCCGcgtcggcggcggcggcggtggtgggcGCGGCGGGCCTGGCGTCCATCTGCGACTCGGACACGGACCCGCGCGAGCTCGAGGCGTTCGCCGAGCGCTTCAAGCAGCGGCGCATCAAGCTGGGTGTGACGCAGGCCGACGTGGGCTCGGCGCTGGCCAACCTCAAGATCCCGGGCGTGGGCTCGCTCAGCCAGAGCACCATCTGCAGGTTCGAGTCGCTCACGCTCTCGCACAACAACATGATCGCGCTCAAGCCCATCCTGCAGGCGTGGCTGGAGGAGGCCGAGGGCGCCCAGCGGGAGAAAATGAACAAGCCCGAGCTCTTCAACGGCGGCGAGAAGAAGCGCAAGCGGACTTCCATCGCCGCGCCGGAGAAGCGCTCCCTCGAGGCCTACTTTGCGGTACAACCCCGGCCCTCGTCGGAGAAGATCGCCGCCATCGCCGAGAAACTGGACCTCAAAAAGAACGTGGTGCGGGTGTGGTTTTGCaaccagagacagaagcagaagcgGATGAAATTCTCTGCCACTTACTGA
- the LOC118591268 gene encoding B3 domain-containing protein LFL1-like isoform X3, which produces MEISTNTRKVRRKVRTPARPASLPRLRPQRPGAARTGLAAGLPPPPPPPLLLGLPLPPAAASDRTAQSARAPVSRARFSKSSSPARRRDALLLHLSPTSRGRPGELSRELAAPPR; this is translated from the coding sequence ATGGAAATATCCACAAACACTCGCAAAGTCCGCCGCAAAGTGCGCACGCCGGCTCGCCCGGCCTCCCTGCCGAGGCTGCGGCCGCAGCGGCCCGGGGCGGCTCGCACTGGCCTCGCCGCGgggctgccgccgccgccgccgccgccgctcctgCTCGGGCTCCCGCTGCCGCCGGCCGCTGCCTCGGACCGCACCGCGCAGAGCGCCCGCGCGCCGGTCTCGCGAGCCCGCTTCTCCAAGAGCTCTAGCCCAGCGCGCCGACGGGATGCACTCCTCTTACACCTGAGCCCCACTTCTCGCGGCCGGCCCGGGGAGCTCTCGCGAGAGCTCGCGGCCCCGCCGCGCTGA